The genomic window GAACGTGGGCGGTTATCAGTTCGTTATTATCAGCCATGCTATCACCTCTGTTTCTATTATATGTTTGCCTCTATTGTATACCGAATATTAACCAAAGTAAACTGTAACCAACCAAAACAAAGAGCATCGACAATTTACATAAATCTACTATTTCCGACAGGATTTTCTGGTTGCTCATAGAAGTTATCAATAAGTATAAGCAAAAATAAATGCGGCTTATCTACAGAATATCAAGTGTTGAAGTAATGATTTTAAGGAAAGGGGTATTAAGAACAATATGACTTATAAGGGGGTAATGAACAAGCTGGAATAATACCGACCGACCCCGGTGCCACCTGGAAGCTGTACAGTGATGATAGCTGCACAAGTGAAATAGTTGATTGAAACGGCTGGAACAGATGCAGAGGTAATTATCAATGGTAAAGTTGAAAGTATAGGGACATGGCAAGGGCATTGGGTTTACAGCCTGGAACAGGTGAACAGGACATGGCAATGATAGACAGGGCGTCTGAGATTACAGGTCTCCAATATCAGGCCAATGCTCAGGAGTCGGAAAATTTGCTGGCAGAGTATAATGATTCTCACAAATCTGCTGACTGGGCGAAGACGAGTATTGCAAAGTGTTTAAAAATGGGTATAGTTTCAGGAAGAGATGATAAGACACTTGCACCAAAAGATAAGATTACGAGAGCTGGAATATTATTTTGGGGAGGGATTGCATGTTTGACAAAAAGATGATTCGAATTTTTAAAGCAGCTACAGTACTGATACTTATTCTTGTTGTGACCAGTACCACAGCAATTGCGTCAACACCTTCAGACATAACCTCACACTGGTCAAAGGACAAAATCCAAAAATGGCTTGATCAGGGTCTGGCGAGCGGTTTTCCGGATGGCACGTTTAAGCCTGATGAGAATATATCAAGGGCTGAATTCATGGCCTTTACAAATAATGCTTTTGGTTACACCGAAGGCAAAGAGATTAATTACAGGGATGTACCCTCAGGCATATGGTATGAAAATGTTGTGGCAAGAGCTGCAGCAGCGGGTTATATTGCCGGTTACCCTGATGGCACCATGAAACCTGAAGCGCCAATAACCCGTCAGGAAGCAGCGGCAATTATATCCAGAATTCAGGAGTTGCCGGCTAATCCCGGCGCTGTTCTCAAATTCAGTGACGGGGCTGATGTATCCCAATGGGCCAAAGGTGCAGTGGGTGCTGTAATTGAAGCTGCCTATATGAATGGTTACCCTGACGGTTCCTTTATGCCCGGGAAATATGTAACCAGAGCTGAGGCATTGGCAGCTTTGGATAATGTCATTTCCAATTCAATTACCGGGGTTGTTTATGAGCAGGCCGGTTTGTACGGGCCTGCAGACGGTATTGAAACAATAGCAAAGGATGTAATCATTAAAGCCGATGGCATCACTCTTCAGAATATAAAAGTAAATGGGGATTTAATTATTGCTGAAGAAGTGGGCGAAGGAACAGTAACCTTAAACAACGTAACTGTTGTGGGGACCGCCCGGGTAAGAGGCGGCGGACCTGACAGTATTGTTATTAACGGGGGCATGTATAATAGTATTGTTATTGAGAAAGTCAATAACAAAGTTCGCATAGTGGCCAAGGGTGTTAAAGGCCCGGAAGGTAAACTGGTGGGTGTTATCTTAACAGATGGCGTTACTGATAAAGAGGTCATCTTTGAAGGTGATTTTAGTGAAATCACCGTAGAAAAGAATTTAACCGGGGTCAATTTGATATTCAATGCAGGTACAAATGTTAACAATCTGGTGTTAAATTCACCGATAGATGTAAGTGGGCCGGGGAATATTGAAAATACTGTAAACGACTTTGAAGTCGAAACCCCTGGCAGCAGCAGCGGTGGCAGCGGTGGCAGCAGTAATAGGCCGCCCGGCAGTGCAAGCAGTCCTGCACCGGCAGCCGGAGCGGAAAATGTTGATTTTTTAAGCCCGGTGTTAGGCTGGACATGCTCTGATCCCGATGGACATGCTTTGACCTATGATATTTATTTTGGCACTGACCAAAACCTGGTTGCCGAAATGGATCAGGCAGTAAAAGCAGTAACCGGACATCAGGCTGCCACATATACGGCCGGTCTGTTGGAAGGAAGTACAAAATACTACTGGAAGGTAATGGCCAATGACGGCCGCGGCGGAGAAACGGCCGGTCCCTTATGGGAATTTACCACTAAGGCACCGGAGGTCATAACCAATGGCTTAGGGTATTTTAAAATTGAAAACAATGACAGTACCAAGTTCATCGAAGGCTTTGTCACCCACAACCGTGGCGGGGCCACAGTCCCCGGGGCAAAACTTACCTACCCTGTGGACATATTTGAACAGCCTGGTGATATTATAGTTACCAAAGCCGCTTATGCTGCCACAAGAATACAAAACGTTTATTGGAAGAATATTACCGGCTATGTATATGGTGAGGACAGTGTTCACGATGCGGTTTATAGTTGGGATGAACTAAATTATGTGTTTGAGGTGCCTGTCAGGGACACCTTTAATCCCGGCTGGACAGATACGCCTCCGGAACTCCTTATCGAAGGGATTAATCCCGGTGACGAGGTATCGGGAACCATAAGCTTTGATGTATCACTTAAATCGGGAAATGAATTTTTTGCCGGTTATGTTTACCTGGGCGGAGAGCAGCGGTATCCCAATGACGGCTTTGCAGTAGAGACAGCACAGATACCGGTAACGATTGATACAACCCGTTATCCCAATGGCAATACCTATATCAGAATACTGGTTTATGACGAAAATGACAACGCTGTCTTGTCAGTCATTCCGGTAGTTGTTGAAAACACTGCCGGCAGCACGGAGTTACCCGGTGCAATTACCAGTCTGAATTTATCCTCTGAAACAAAAAATATAAATTTCGGTTATTACTCTTTGCCGGTTGATGGGGTAGAAGGAGCAAATATAAAGCAGTCCGGCCTTGATCCCGTTGATGTTTCCATTTCTAACAGGCTAACCTGGGGTTTGGCCATGGGAGCAAGTGGTTATAAGGTTTATCGGAGTTTTGACGGGGTGGACTATACTCTGATTGGAACAGTAAAACTTGGAAGATTCGACGACTATAGCCACCTGCTCGAAATCGGCAAAAAAACATATTACAAAGTTGTTCCGTTTAACAGCTTCGGGGACAATGAAGGGGGCGCCTTGACCAGGTTTGTTATACCCCTGCCTGCTCTTTATGTCTATTTGGACAGCCCGCAAAACGGCTTAAAGGACGCGGGTCTTGCACCTATATTTAGCTGGCACGTCTCAACCGGCGGCGGTGATTTTGATGAATCTCTTTATGGTCCCGTTACCCAGGAGTTTCAATTTTCATTATATGATGCCACGGATTATCGGATAGATTCCCAATATTTTACTGACCGGTTTGATTATGTAGTACCCTTTGAGCTTAATCCCGGTGGAATTTATTCCTGGGATATAAGCTCGGCAGAGGCCTTCGCAATGTTTGAGTCCGATAGTACCGGATTTTCCTATGCCGTATCTACAGCCGGTAACGGTTCTGCTAATGGAGAAAATATCTTCACTACCACTGTTAATGATATCCAGTCACCAGGTAATATTTCAGTTGATTACCTGAACTATCAGGATAACAACTATGATAGCGGGCAGGTTTTGGTCAAAACCGCCAACCTGGCTGCTCTGGAAAAATCCCTGAAGCATTATGGCAGTGAATCTCTAAAGGTGTGGGAGAATATCGGCTGGAGCCTGGTAAAAACACCGGAAGGAGATACTGTAGAAAGCTTTATCCATAAACTGCTCAGAGACAGCGATGTCATTATGGCACAGCCCGATTTTATGATGGAAGCTCCTGAACCACAGGTGGCGGATGAGCAGCAGCAATTAATGAGCCTGGCGGCGGCAGAAGCTCCTGCAATTGATGTAGGGCCGGAGGCAGCCCTGGACAAATCATGGGGCCTGCAAAATATCAATGCCCAGGGGGCCTGGCAGCAAACCACCGGTGACAGTAATGTAATTCTGGCTGTCATTGATACCGGTGTGGACACGACCCACCCGGAATTTGCCGATAAGACCTTTATAGGACCCTATGATGCCACCGGTGAAGGTAATCCGAATGTTGACTTCAGCGGGCACGGCACACATGTGGCCGGGATTGCCGGGGATAACGGCAGGAACGGTAAGCTTGCCGGCATCGCCTGGGATTCTCCTATTATGCCGGTGAGAGTGGAAGACAGCAGTGGAAGAATTCTAACTTCATATTTGATTGAAGGGACTGAAGCTGTAGCGGATTATGTGTACAATAACCCGGATTACCGTGCTGTAATCAATATGAGCGTAGGGGGACGGCGGGATTACAATTTTGCCTTTAAAGACGCCATCGATTATGCTTTGGACAATGGTGTGGTATTTGTGACTTCTGCAGGCGACGGCTCCAAGAGAATTCCGAGTTACCCGGCATCTTATAACGGTGTAATAGCTGTGGCGGCTTCCACACCGTATAATACTGAGGCCGACTCCTCCAACACCGGGCCCTGGATTTCGGTGGCGGCACCCGGCGAAAAAATATATTCCACGTATAGTTACGAATCGTATCAATTCCTGGATGGCACGACAGCGGCTTCCCCATATGTTGCGGGAGCTGCGGCGCTGTTACTTTCCAAGTACCCCGACCTTACTCCCATCGAGGTAAAGAATCAGCTGGAACAAACCGCCCAGGGAAATGATTTCAACGAAGAACTGGGGTATGGGGTTATTGATTTAAACGCTATGCTGGGGGCTATTGAGCCGATGCGATATGGTTCATTGACAGTAAGCACCAATATTAAAGATACTGCCTCTGTAAGCGGAATCGGACATGGGGTAATTTCCGTTTTCGATATCAATGAAAACCTGGTGGCTTATGGACTAACCGGGGAAAACGGGGGACACGTCTTCCACTCAATGCCTTCCGGTGATTACCAGGTAGTGTTGTCGTACTATGATCACTACAAAGAAGAATACAGTTATCAAATACAGAATGTGAGCATTCAACCGTCAGAGTCCGTGGAAATCACAGTTAACTTCAGTATCCCGCAATTTGTTATCAAGACGTCGGTATATCTGGAGAACATCCAGAATACTGAAGGACAGCATGAAATACCGATAACCGTTGTGCAGGAAGGGATATATGAATTTACCACCTCTTACTACATGGAAGACTGTGATACCGTTTTGTATATTTATGATACGAACGGTACTGAGATTGCCTATAATGATGACTATAGTGACGGGTATTATTCCTCTATTATGTTATCTCTGTCCCCAGGAGATTATACCGTTCGCATTGAGGAATATGGGGGCGATGTATTGAATTGTGCTTTAGAGATCCTTGTGCTTGATGTAATATATTAACTTTCGTTGAGGTTTCAAAAGGGATAAAAAAATATCCTTAAATGACATTTAGCGCAGCACCAATTATGGTTGACTGCGCTAAATGTCGTTCAAATGAAGAAGTGAATGGGCTTTTTTTCTTGAATTATAGGCACAAATAGTGTATACTACATTACAACAGTAAAGTACTAATTTGGTGCTGGTTTTTAGGGGGTGTCGCAGCTGAAGCTTAACACCGAAGGAATGAAACCCATATATATCCAAATTGCAGAATGGCTGGAAACAGAAATACTTTCCGCAAGCATAAAGAGTGATGAAAAAATATACTCTCAATATCAACTTGCCGAGATGTTCAATATTAACCCGGCCACTGCAGCCAAAGGGCTTAATATATTGGCTGACGAAAAAATCTTATATAAAAAGCGGGGACTGGGTATGTTCGTGTCACCCAAGGCGAAAGAAAGTATTCTGGAGAAACGGAAAAATCAAATGTTAAAAAATTTGGTATTGGAATTGGTTACGGAAGCGGAGCGTTTAGGTGTAGATGAAAATGAACTGATTAGCATGATAAGGACTTCTAAAAAATTTATGGGGGGAAGGGATCATGAACGTAATTGAGTCCTGGGGACTTACCAAAACATATGGGAACCTGAAGGCTGTAGATAACCTTTCTTTTAATATCGAAGGAAATAAGATTACCGGGTTAATTGGGCGCAACGGGGCCGGTAAAACAACACTTTTAAAACTGATTGCCGGTTTCTTACATAAGACTTCAGGAGAGATTGAGGTTTTTTCGGAAAACCCTTTTAACAGCATTAAAGTATCTGCCAATATGATATTTATTGATGATAATATGAGTTTCCCGGCTTCTTTGCACCTCGTGGATATCCTTGAAACGGCAGATAATTTTTATGATAACTGGGATGCAGGACTCGCTAACGGCCTTATCGATTATTTTAATTTGAATCCCGGGCAGCCTCACAGTAACCTTTCAAAGGGTATGAAGAGCGCTTTTAATATGATCATTGGGCTGTCTGCCCGATGCCCGCTGACAATTTATGATGAGCCGACAACAGGAATGGATGTAGCAGTCAGAAAAGATTTTTACAGGGCTTTACTTAAGGATTACATTCAAAATCCGCGGACGATAATTATATCAAGTCACCTTTTAAATGAAGTGGAACATGTCTTGGAAGATATTTTATTATTAAGGGAAGGCCAAAAATGTATGCATATGCCTGTTGAAGAACTTAAGGAATTGGCCATTTGTCTAAAGGGGAAAGCAGGTATAATTCAGGAACTGGCGACAGGCAAAGAAATTTACCATAAGGAAAACATAGGGAAAGACAGCGCCTATGTTGTCGTAAAAAACGATTTTACGGAGGATAGGCTGCAAAATGTAAAGTTGTCAGGAGTCGAAATAACTCCTGTGGCAACTGAGGAGCTTTGTGTTTTTCTTACTTCCAGAAACAAAGGGGGTATTGATGATGTCTTTGACAGAAACTAATTTGATTGAAGTTACTAAAAGGCAGTATTTTTATAAGCTCAGAGGTTATATGAGCATGTTTTTAAATATGGTTGGAGTTCAGATAGTGGCGCTTCTGTTTTCATCCGGTGGGGTCTCGGGTTCTTCGGGAATGAGCTCTAATAATATACAATTTTCTGTTAACTGGTTTTCTGCGGATATGGTTATAAGTTTTACTTTAATGTGGGCTTTTGTGGTGGCGATTTATTTAACCACAAACGACTATCGAAATATTGATTTTGGTTTTGTATCTAATCGGCTGAGCAGTAATATATCTAATATTGCTTTTTTATTAACGGCAGGTGTTGCAGGTGGAATTACAGCATCTTTGGCAGGCTATCTGATAAGGGTTATAGTGTATTTGTCCACTGGAAGCCAAAATATTGTCAGCGAAAACTTCTTAATTTTACCTCAGGAATTACTTGCCGGCACTATAGCCGCAGCTTTATACATTATTTTGGTCAGCTCCCTTGGATATTTTGTGGGTGTACTGGCCCAACTGCATAAAATATTTGTTGTTTTACTGCCTGCACTTATATTTGGCGCCATGATTGCGGAAACCAGAATTGCGGGTAAGCCGCAGACTTTTGTAAAGCTGACCGAATTTTTTACTAATGAAGGGTCATTTACACTGTTTGCA from Phosphitispora fastidiosa includes these protein-coding regions:
- a CDS encoding GntR family transcriptional regulator, whose protein sequence is MKLNTEGMKPIYIQIAEWLETEILSASIKSDEKIYSQYQLAEMFNINPATAAKGLNILADEKILYKKRGLGMFVSPKAKESILEKRKNQMLKNLVLELVTEAERLGVDENELISMIRTSKKFMGGRDHERN
- a CDS encoding S8 family serine peptidase: MFDKKMIRIFKAATVLILILVVTSTTAIASTPSDITSHWSKDKIQKWLDQGLASGFPDGTFKPDENISRAEFMAFTNNAFGYTEGKEINYRDVPSGIWYENVVARAAAAGYIAGYPDGTMKPEAPITRQEAAAIISRIQELPANPGAVLKFSDGADVSQWAKGAVGAVIEAAYMNGYPDGSFMPGKYVTRAEALAALDNVISNSITGVVYEQAGLYGPADGIETIAKDVIIKADGITLQNIKVNGDLIIAEEVGEGTVTLNNVTVVGTARVRGGGPDSIVINGGMYNSIVIEKVNNKVRIVAKGVKGPEGKLVGVILTDGVTDKEVIFEGDFSEITVEKNLTGVNLIFNAGTNVNNLVLNSPIDVSGPGNIENTVNDFEVETPGSSSGGSGGSSNRPPGSASSPAPAAGAENVDFLSPVLGWTCSDPDGHALTYDIYFGTDQNLVAEMDQAVKAVTGHQAATYTAGLLEGSTKYYWKVMANDGRGGETAGPLWEFTTKAPEVITNGLGYFKIENNDSTKFIEGFVTHNRGGATVPGAKLTYPVDIFEQPGDIIVTKAAYAATRIQNVYWKNITGYVYGEDSVHDAVYSWDELNYVFEVPVRDTFNPGWTDTPPELLIEGINPGDEVSGTISFDVSLKSGNEFFAGYVYLGGEQRYPNDGFAVETAQIPVTIDTTRYPNGNTYIRILVYDENDNAVLSVIPVVVENTAGSTELPGAITSLNLSSETKNINFGYYSLPVDGVEGANIKQSGLDPVDVSISNRLTWGLAMGASGYKVYRSFDGVDYTLIGTVKLGRFDDYSHLLEIGKKTYYKVVPFNSFGDNEGGALTRFVIPLPALYVYLDSPQNGLKDAGLAPIFSWHVSTGGGDFDESLYGPVTQEFQFSLYDATDYRIDSQYFTDRFDYVVPFELNPGGIYSWDISSAEAFAMFESDSTGFSYAVSTAGNGSANGENIFTTTVNDIQSPGNISVDYLNYQDNNYDSGQVLVKTANLAALEKSLKHYGSESLKVWENIGWSLVKTPEGDTVESFIHKLLRDSDVIMAQPDFMMEAPEPQVADEQQQLMSLAAAEAPAIDVGPEAALDKSWGLQNINAQGAWQQTTGDSNVILAVIDTGVDTTHPEFADKTFIGPYDATGEGNPNVDFSGHGTHVAGIAGDNGRNGKLAGIAWDSPIMPVRVEDSSGRILTSYLIEGTEAVADYVYNNPDYRAVINMSVGGRRDYNFAFKDAIDYALDNGVVFVTSAGDGSKRIPSYPASYNGVIAVAASTPYNTEADSSNTGPWISVAAPGEKIYSTYSYESYQFLDGTTAASPYVAGAAALLLSKYPDLTPIEVKNQLEQTAQGNDFNEELGYGVIDLNAMLGAIEPMRYGSLTVSTNIKDTASVSGIGHGVISVFDINENLVAYGLTGENGGHVFHSMPSGDYQVVLSYYDHYKEEYSYQIQNVSIQPSESVEITVNFSIPQFVIKTSVYLENIQNTEGQHEIPITVVQEGIYEFTTSYYMEDCDTVLYIYDTNGTEIAYNDDYSDGYYSSIMLSLSPGDYTVRIEEYGGDVLNCALEILVLDVIY
- a CDS encoding S-layer homology domain-containing protein, whose product is MAMIDRASEITGLQYQANAQESENLLAEYNDSHKSADWAKTSIAKCLKMGIVSGRDDKTLAPKDKITRAGILFWGGIACLTKR
- a CDS encoding ABC transporter ATP-binding protein, with the protein product MNVIESWGLTKTYGNLKAVDNLSFNIEGNKITGLIGRNGAGKTTLLKLIAGFLHKTSGEIEVFSENPFNSIKVSANMIFIDDNMSFPASLHLVDILETADNFYDNWDAGLANGLIDYFNLNPGQPHSNLSKGMKSAFNMIIGLSARCPLTIYDEPTTGMDVAVRKDFYRALLKDYIQNPRTIIISSHLLNEVEHVLEDILLLREGQKCMHMPVEELKELAICLKGKAGIIQELATGKEIYHKENIGKDSAYVVVKNDFTEDRLQNVKLSGVEITPVATEELCVFLTSRNKGGIDDVFDRN